Proteins from one Sphingomonas sp. HF-S4 genomic window:
- a CDS encoding glycosyltransferase family 2 protein, producing the protein MMNDTGQPTFSVVIPLYNRAEIVTTTIRSVLAQDFGDFEIIVVDDGSKDNPEPVVTAIGDPRIRYVRTENGGGGAARNRGIEEAKGRYIAFLDSDDQFLPGKLSIMAAALPDTDDVVLYSQMNVDRGVDRYWVRPDRGIREDEDVGEYLFCANQFMQTSTLVVPTRIAKAVRFDPALKKGQDLDFAVRLQVAGARFKMIEQPLTIWLDASEVGRTSYVRGYETSLDWLDRCGHLLTNRARHGYRATVLAYHMAPVRPVAAIPELFRGLFYGKVPARILARQLLRSYLPKSFYRSLVNQFVHRFGKPEALAGKAGK; encoded by the coding sequence ATGATGAACGACACCGGCCAGCCCACCTTCTCGGTGGTGATCCCGCTCTATAACCGCGCGGAGATCGTCACCACGACGATCCGCTCGGTGCTCGCCCAGGATTTCGGCGACTTCGAGATAATCGTCGTCGACGACGGATCGAAGGATAACCCCGAGCCCGTGGTCACCGCGATCGGCGATCCGCGCATCCGCTATGTCCGCACGGAAAATGGCGGCGGCGGCGCGGCGCGCAACCGGGGCATCGAGGAGGCGAAAGGCCGCTACATCGCGTTCCTCGATTCCGACGATCAGTTCCTGCCCGGCAAGCTTTCGATCATGGCGGCGGCGCTGCCTGATACCGACGATGTCGTGCTCTATTCGCAGATGAACGTCGATCGCGGGGTCGACCGCTATTGGGTGCGCCCCGATCGCGGCATCCGCGAGGACGAGGATGTCGGCGAATATCTGTTCTGCGCCAACCAGTTCATGCAGACTTCGACGCTGGTCGTCCCGACCCGGATCGCCAAGGCGGTGCGCTTCGATCCGGCGCTCAAGAAGGGCCAGGACCTCGACTTCGCCGTCCGGCTCCAGGTCGCCGGTGCGCGCTTCAAGATGATCGAGCAGCCGCTGACGATCTGGCTCGATGCCAGCGAAGTCGGCCGAACCTCCTATGTCCGCGGCTACGAGACGTCGCTCGATTGGCTCGATCGCTGCGGCCATCTTCTCACAAATCGCGCTCGCCACGGCTATCGCGCCACCGTGCTCGCCTATCACATGGCGCCGGTGCGCCCAGTCGCCGCGATTCCGGAGCTCTTCCGCGGCCTGTTCTACGGCAAGGTGCCCGCGCGGATCCTGGCGCGGCAGCTGCTTCGCTCGTATCTGCCCAAATCTTTCTACCGCTCGCTGGTCAACCAGTTCGTCCATCGCTTCGGCAAGCCCGAAGCGCTCGCCGGCAAGGCGGGCAAGTGA
- a CDS encoding glycosyltransferase family 2 protein yields the protein MDAVTQPAPAEAQPVEAPLFTVVIPTFNRRDAVVEAVRSALDQSVRDLEVIVVDDGSTDGTASAIAAIGDERLHVIVQPNAGASAARNRGIDYARGRYVAFLDSDDRFLADHLADLLPLLAQGDDIVAYCRVVVDRGAGRLFLKPYREIATGETVDRYLMCERGFIQTSSIALRRSLANTVRYREDVGFGDDTDFAVRLSLAGATFRMAERASVLWADRKTENRLSQVRANIGNLAWLKDLRPHISARAYSAYMGWHAAKSVWPTSRRTALRYYFDALRHGAFRPGLATVVLLQIVIPDSTYRKAADRWIALTSRVRGARI from the coding sequence ATGGACGCCGTCACCCAGCCAGCGCCGGCTGAAGCACAGCCGGTCGAAGCGCCGCTGTTCACTGTCGTCATCCCGACCTTCAATCGGCGCGATGCGGTGGTCGAGGCGGTGCGCTCGGCGCTCGACCAGAGCGTCCGCGACCTCGAGGTCATCGTCGTCGATGACGGTTCGACCGACGGCACTGCCAGCGCGATTGCCGCGATCGGCGACGAGCGGCTCCACGTCATCGTCCAGCCCAATGCGGGGGCCTCGGCGGCGCGCAACCGCGGGATCGATTACGCGCGAGGGCGGTATGTCGCCTTCCTGGATTCCGACGATCGCTTCCTCGCCGATCATCTCGCCGATCTACTGCCCTTGCTCGCGCAGGGCGACGACATCGTCGCCTATTGCCGCGTCGTGGTCGATCGCGGTGCGGGGCGGCTCTTCCTCAAGCCCTATCGCGAGATCGCCACTGGCGAGACCGTCGACCGGTATCTGATGTGCGAGCGCGGCTTCATCCAGACGAGCAGCATCGCGCTGCGCCGCAGCCTCGCCAATACGGTGCGCTATCGCGAGGATGTTGGCTTCGGCGACGATACCGATTTCGCCGTCCGCCTGTCGCTCGCCGGCGCAACCTTCCGCATGGCCGAGCGGGCCAGCGTGCTCTGGGCCGATCGCAAGACCGAGAACCGGCTGTCGCAGGTCCGTGCCAATATCGGCAACCTCGCTTGGCTCAAGGACCTGCGCCCGCACATCTCGGCGCGAGCCTATTCGGCCTATATGGGCTGGCACGCCGCCAAGAGCGTCTGGCCGACCAGCCGGCGCACCGCGCTGCGCTATTATTTCGACGCACTGCGCCACGGTGCGTTCCGGCCCGGTCTCGCGACGGTCGTGCTGCTGCAGATCGTCATCCCCGACAGCACGTATCGAAAGGCTGCCGATCGATGGATCGCGCTGACCAGCCGGGTGCGGGGCGCACGGATATGA
- a CDS encoding endo-1,4-beta-xylanase, with protein MKRRAFIAGAAAACSVPLATSAVPYIPPQPDTGGPGLDARARRSGRRFGCAIKSGQLAKDPAFTAAVLREAGTIVQEYELKRHVTQPRPGRYDFSGNDKLVDFAQKHGLAARGHTLVWYSNNPPWLAAALPGARGRARDTLLTGYIETAMRRYAGRIGEWDVVNEPVEPNQGRADGMRAQNIWGQAFGENYIDLAFHSARAADPRARLFLTDFGLEHASRRCEARRTAILKLLERALSRRVPIDALGIQGHLKPFREPFDERTFARFLDEVRGMGLGIAITEMDIADRGGPQALEPRDAQVAAVGKAFLDVALANPATSSVLTWGLSDRYSWLSTYPEYRWPDGKPSRGLPLDSDLRRKRLWASMAAAFDAAPPARKGAR; from the coding sequence ATGAAGCGCCGCGCCTTCATCGCGGGTGCGGCGGCGGCATGCAGCGTGCCGCTCGCCACCAGCGCGGTGCCCTATATCCCGCCCCAGCCCGACACCGGCGGGCCCGGTCTCGATGCCCGCGCGCGGCGCAGCGGCCGGCGCTTCGGCTGCGCGATCAAGTCGGGCCAGCTCGCCAAGGATCCGGCCTTCACTGCGGCGGTGCTGCGCGAGGCGGGGACGATCGTGCAGGAATACGAACTCAAGCGCCACGTCACCCAGCCACGCCCAGGCAGATACGATTTCAGCGGCAACGACAAGCTCGTCGACTTCGCCCAGAAGCACGGCCTCGCCGCGCGCGGCCACACCCTCGTTTGGTATTCGAACAATCCGCCCTGGCTCGCGGCCGCGCTGCCCGGCGCTCGCGGGCGCGCGCGCGATACCCTGCTGACCGGCTATATCGAGACCGCGATGCGCCGCTATGCCGGGCGGATCGGCGAGTGGGATGTAGTCAACGAGCCGGTCGAGCCCAACCAGGGCCGCGCCGACGGTATGCGTGCCCAGAACATCTGGGGCCAGGCATTCGGCGAGAATTATATCGACCTGGCGTTCCACAGTGCCCGCGCCGCCGATCCGCGCGCGCGGCTGTTCCTTACCGATTTCGGGCTCGAGCACGCCTCGCGCCGCTGCGAGGCACGGCGCACCGCGATCCTCAAGCTGCTCGAGCGTGCGCTGTCGCGGCGCGTGCCGATCGACGCGCTCGGCATCCAGGGGCATCTCAAGCCGTTCCGCGAGCCCTTCGACGAACGCACCTTCGCGCGTTTCCTCGACGAGGTTCGCGGCATGGGGCTGGGCATCGCGATCACTGAGATGGACATCGCCGATCGCGGCGGCCCGCAAGCGCTCGAACCCCGCGACGCGCAGGTCGCCGCGGTGGGCAAGGCCTTTCTCGACGTCGCGCTCGCCAATCCGGCGACCTCATCGGTGCTGACCTGGGGGCTGTCCGACCGCTATTCGTGGCTGTCGACCTATCCCGAATATCGCTGGCCCGACGGCAAGCCCTCGCGCGGGCTGCCGCTCGATTCCGATCTCCGCCGCAAGCGCCTCTGGGCATCGATGGCCGCGGCGTTCGATGCGGCGCCGCCCGCGCGCAAAGGAGCACGTTGA
- a CDS encoding acyltransferase family protein: protein MRIAPLTGLRGIAAIAVLLYHIPHSPAFAAFGLSLFSRAYLAVDLFFVLSGFVISIGYYERVVKRPSWASYGDFLLNRMARVWPLHFVVALVFLARILVNVSGEQPVALTPANIVTNLLMIQSWGWGTQAFAGNSWSVSTELVAYLAYPLVALVAFSRLAWVQAAGSVALLALVAWLGNGAQGPLDVNDGDTILPVLRCLAGFSLGVIAYRLVSHPQVERVLGGEHGFIGSCALIAATLLIPQGDVVVALAFVPLVIACYYNGRTARALLANPVAFHLGLISYSIYLWHPLVRDVFARVMGIAHRHGFVGFDWVFVAGTLVATWLVCWASYLLVEVPGHRALKKLERRFVPRPPLPFHQAAE from the coding sequence ATGAGGATCGCCCCCTTAACCGGGCTGCGTGGCATCGCCGCGATCGCGGTGCTGCTCTATCACATCCCGCATTCGCCGGCGTTCGCTGCGTTCGGACTTTCGCTGTTCTCGCGTGCCTATCTCGCCGTCGACTTGTTCTTCGTCCTCTCAGGCTTTGTCATCTCGATCGGCTATTATGAGCGCGTCGTGAAGCGCCCGAGCTGGGCGAGCTATGGCGATTTCCTGCTCAATCGCATGGCGCGCGTCTGGCCGCTCCACTTCGTCGTCGCGCTCGTCTTCCTCGCGCGTATCCTGGTCAATGTGTCGGGCGAGCAGCCCGTTGCGCTGACTCCGGCGAACATCGTCACCAACTTGCTAATGATCCAGAGCTGGGGCTGGGGGACACAGGCGTTCGCCGGCAACAGCTGGTCGGTCAGTACCGAGCTCGTCGCCTATCTCGCCTATCCCTTGGTCGCGCTGGTCGCCTTCTCGCGGCTCGCCTGGGTGCAAGCGGCAGGGTCGGTGGCACTGCTCGCATTGGTCGCCTGGCTCGGCAACGGCGCGCAGGGCCCGCTCGACGTCAATGACGGCGATACGATCCTGCCGGTGCTGCGCTGCCTTGCCGGCTTCTCGCTCGGCGTCATCGCCTATCGCCTGGTTAGCCACCCGCAGGTCGAGCGAGTGCTCGGCGGCGAGCATGGCTTCATCGGTAGCTGTGCGCTGATCGCGGCCACGCTGCTGATCCCGCAGGGCGACGTGGTCGTCGCGCTCGCCTTCGTGCCCCTGGTGATCGCGTGCTACTATAATGGCCGCACCGCGCGCGCGCTGCTCGCCAATCCGGTGGCGTTTCATCTCGGCCTCATCAGCTATTCGATCTATCTCTGGCATCCGCTGGTCCGCGACGTGTTCGCGCGCGTCATGGGGATCGCGCACCGCCACGGTTTTGTCGGGTTCGACTGGGTGTTCGTCGCGGGGACGTTGGTCGCGACGTGGCTGGTCTGCTGGGCGAGCTATCTTCTGGTCGAAGTCCCCGGCCACCGCGCGCTCAAGAAGCTCGAACGCCGCTTCGTCCCGCGCCCGCCTCTGCCCTTCCACCAGGCGGCCGAGTGA
- a CDS encoding glycosyltransferase family 2 protein gives MAATIVAIPTFRRPEQLRYLLKALAALDGLDGVSLLVADNDGEGAGAAVAEAARAWLPVPIEVIRVPEPGLCHVRNAIVGHALASPDMHQLAMLDDDEWPEPQWLAALIHMQQRTGAGVVGGPVVPVFAGETPRWADQTLVFRPEQRPEGDVDMLYASNNLLVTRAALEALESPWFDPAFNRSGGEDLDFLTRLKGRGVGLAWAPAARVREHVGPERARKAWVLRRMWRIGITDTMVARKSASRPALALRSLTLLGLRTIALPALAWQRDRRLDIAGQWIKSVARLYALAGGSDALYAAPAVLSSSRRGSS, from the coding sequence ATGGCTGCGACGATCGTCGCCATCCCCACCTTCCGCCGCCCCGAGCAATTGCGATACCTGCTCAAGGCGCTCGCCGCACTGGATGGCCTCGATGGCGTCTCGCTGCTGGTTGCCGACAATGACGGCGAGGGGGCGGGGGCCGCGGTCGCCGAGGCCGCGCGTGCCTGGTTGCCCGTGCCGATCGAAGTGATCCGCGTGCCCGAGCCCGGCCTCTGCCACGTCCGCAACGCGATCGTCGGCCATGCGCTGGCATCCCCGGATATGCATCAGCTCGCGATGCTCGACGACGACGAATGGCCCGAGCCGCAATGGCTCGCCGCGCTGATCCACATGCAGCAGCGCACTGGCGCCGGCGTGGTCGGCGGCCCGGTCGTCCCCGTTTTCGCGGGGGAGACGCCGCGCTGGGCCGATCAGACCTTGGTCTTTCGTCCCGAGCAGCGCCCCGAGGGCGACGTCGACATGCTCTACGCCAGCAACAATTTGCTGGTGACCCGCGCCGCACTGGAGGCGCTGGAGTCACCTTGGTTCGATCCCGCCTTCAACCGCAGCGGCGGCGAGGATCTCGATTTCCTGACGCGCCTGAAGGGGCGCGGCGTCGGCCTCGCCTGGGCGCCCGCGGCGCGCGTCCGCGAGCATGTCGGTCCCGAACGGGCACGCAAGGCATGGGTGCTGCGCCGGATGTGGCGGATCGGCATCACCGACACGATGGTCGCGCGCAAGTCCGCCAGCCGGCCCGCGCTGGCCCTACGCTCGCTGACGCTACTCGGATTGCGGACGATCGCGCTGCCGGCACTTGCCTGGCAGCGCGATCGCCGGCTCGACATCGCCGGGCAATGGATCAAGTCTGTCGCCCGGCTTTATGCCCTGGCGGGCGGAAGCGACGCGCTCTACGCCGCTCCCGCCGTGCTCAGTTCTTCCAGGCGCGGAAGCTCTTGA
- a CDS encoding glycoside hydrolase family 16 protein, with product MRITVLRPLAGAFSLCALAGCGGEDTSSSKQQTGTVVIAEAASATTAVAAPAQTAAVTAVTTNPFASFNYAGGTTMPAKATLSIGAAMFQPGASVAYVPVTLDRATPNTVIARVITVNGSGTTKALSGYQYKATDTVVIFRPGDPLRKTVSVPLLSTTNGQQFSLKLREAPWGANQGTASNTVTANAGATPTAAATSGFRNARTFRTYGALQYEMTKENMRWSDGGWSGAWSTALSHGRAQVANGETGVYLDEALYPGVEAPLRYTDDGLVFHTQRLKSPIGYGGVGYNYGAVVLSGHNTPDTQIGYGQYEWVAKMPTRRGSWPAFWLISTSGWPPEIDVYEGFGYQSYWDFDRHISSTIHGGSWGTRAFQRGTNIQAEQAYGLSGFSQGYHRFAVDIGPEYITWFVDGLETYQSVNPFKGHRWYPIMNVAVKTTSAYDDGTGDMVVKSFRAWKN from the coding sequence ATGCGTATCACCGTTCTGCGTCCGCTTGCGGGCGCTTTCTCTCTGTGCGCGCTCGCGGGATGCGGGGGTGAGGATACCAGTTCTTCCAAACAACAGACCGGCACGGTCGTCATCGCCGAGGCCGCATCCGCGACTACAGCGGTAGCGGCGCCGGCACAGACCGCGGCGGTCACCGCGGTCACGACCAATCCTTTCGCCAGCTTCAACTATGCCGGCGGCACCACGATGCCCGCAAAGGCGACGCTATCGATCGGTGCCGCGATGTTCCAGCCAGGCGCATCGGTCGCCTATGTGCCGGTGACGCTCGACCGCGCGACGCCCAATACGGTGATCGCGCGGGTGATCACGGTCAACGGATCGGGCACGACCAAGGCACTATCGGGATATCAGTACAAGGCGACCGACACGGTCGTCATCTTCCGGCCCGGCGATCCGCTGCGCAAGACCGTGTCGGTGCCGCTTCTCTCCACCACCAACGGGCAGCAATTCTCGCTCAAGCTGCGCGAGGCGCCGTGGGGCGCCAACCAGGGCACCGCGAGCAACACGGTGACGGCGAATGCCGGCGCAACGCCCACTGCAGCGGCCACCAGCGGCTTCCGGAACGCGCGGACCTTCCGCACCTATGGCGCGCTTCAATATGAGATGACCAAGGAGAATATGCGCTGGTCCGACGGCGGCTGGTCGGGTGCGTGGTCGACCGCGCTCTCGCACGGCCGGGCCCAGGTCGCCAATGGCGAGACGGGCGTCTATCTCGACGAGGCGCTCTATCCAGGTGTCGAGGCGCCGCTGCGCTATACCGACGACGGCCTCGTGTTCCACACCCAGAGGCTCAAGTCGCCGATTGGCTATGGCGGCGTCGGCTATAACTACGGCGCGGTGGTGCTTAGCGGGCACAATACGCCCGATACCCAGATCGGCTATGGCCAATATGAGTGGGTCGCCAAGATGCCGACGCGGCGCGGGTCGTGGCCGGCCTTCTGGCTGATCTCGACCTCGGGCTGGCCGCCGGAGATCGATGTGTACGAAGGCTTCGGCTATCAGAGCTATTGGGACTTCGACCGGCACATCTCGTCGACGATCCACGGCGGCAGCTGGGGCACCCGCGCGTTCCAGCGCGGGACCAACATCCAGGCCGAGCAGGCGTACGGCCTGTCGGGCTTCTCGCAAGGCTATCACCGCTTCGCCGTCGATATCGGGCCGGAGTACATCACCTGGTTCGTCGACGGGCTCGAGACCTATCAGAGCGTCAACCCGTTCAAGGGGCACCGCTGGTATCCGATCATGAACGTCGCGGTGAAGACCACCAGCGCCTATGATGACGGCACTGGCGACATGGTGGTCAAGAGCTTCCGCGCCTGGAAGAACTGA
- a CDS encoding UDP-glucose dehydrogenase family protein: MRIVMIGSGYVGLVSGACFADFGHQVTCIDKDEGKIARLKGGQIPIYEPGLDELVARNVDAGRLAFSTELNGAVEAADVVFIAVGTPSRRGDGHADLSYVHAAAAEMAPCLKGFTVVVTKSTVPVGTGDEVERIIAETNPDAQFAVASNPEFLREGAAIEDFKRPDRIVIGIEDERARPVMEEVYRPLYLNQAPILFTGRRTSELIKYAANAFLAVKITFINEMADLCEAVGGDVQQVARGIGLDNRIGSKFLHAGPGYGGSCFPKDTLALVKTAEDAGTPVRIVEATVAVNDSRKRAMGRKIIAACGGSVRGKKIAVLGLTFKPNTDDMRDAPSLAIIQALEDNGAQVAAFDPEGMGAARPLLPSVEFATSPYAAADGAAALVIVTEWNAFRALDLAELRRRMDGDVLVDLRNIYRPDTVEAAGFTYTGVGRGLPVASEALAIAAE, translated from the coding sequence GCTATGTCGGTCTCGTCTCGGGGGCGTGCTTCGCCGATTTCGGCCACCAGGTGACCTGCATCGACAAGGACGAAGGCAAGATCGCGCGGCTCAAAGGCGGGCAGATCCCAATTTACGAGCCGGGCCTCGACGAACTCGTCGCGCGCAACGTCGATGCGGGGCGGCTCGCCTTCTCGACCGAGTTGAACGGCGCGGTCGAGGCGGCGGACGTGGTGTTCATCGCGGTCGGCACGCCGAGCCGGCGCGGCGACGGACATGCCGACCTTTCCTATGTCCATGCCGCCGCGGCGGAGATGGCGCCGTGCCTCAAGGGCTTCACCGTGGTGGTAACCAAATCGACCGTGCCCGTGGGCACCGGCGACGAAGTCGAGCGGATCATCGCCGAGACCAATCCGGATGCGCAGTTCGCAGTCGCGTCGAACCCCGAATTCCTGCGCGAAGGCGCGGCGATCGAGGACTTCAAGCGCCCCGACCGCATCGTCATCGGCATCGAGGACGAGCGCGCGCGGCCGGTGATGGAGGAAGTGTATCGCCCGCTCTATCTCAACCAGGCGCCGATCCTGTTCACCGGGCGGCGGACGAGCGAGCTGATCAAATACGCCGCGAACGCATTCCTCGCGGTCAAGATCACATTTATCAACGAGATGGCCGATCTGTGCGAGGCAGTGGGCGGCGACGTCCAGCAGGTCGCGCGCGGGATCGGGCTCGACAACCGCATCGGCAGCAAGTTCCTCCATGCCGGGCCCGGCTATGGCGGATCGTGCTTCCCCAAGGACACGCTGGCTCTCGTCAAGACCGCCGAGGATGCGGGCACCCCGGTGCGGATCGTCGAGGCGACGGTGGCCGTAAATGACAGCCGCAAGCGCGCGATGGGCCGGAAGATCATCGCGGCGTGCGGGGGGTCAGTACGCGGCAAGAAGATCGCGGTGCTCGGCCTGACCTTCAAGCCCAACACCGATGATATGCGCGACGCACCGAGCCTCGCGATCATCCAGGCGCTGGAGGACAATGGCGCGCAGGTCGCAGCGTTCGATCCCGAGGGCATGGGCGCGGCACGCCCGCTGCTGCCGAGCGTCGAATTCGCCACCTCGCCTTATGCGGCGGCCGACGGCGCCGCGGCGCTGGTGATCGTGACCGAGTGGAACGCGTTCCGCGCGCTCGACCTGGCCGAGCTTCGCCGGCGGATGGACGGCGACGTACTGGTCGACCTGCGCAACATATACCGCCCCGACACGGTGGAGGCCGCAGGCTTCACCTATACCGGCGTCGGACGCGGGCTACCAGTTGCGTCAGAAGCACTGGCGATTGCAGCCGAGTAA